A window of Pyrobaculum aerophilum str. IM2 contains these coding sequences:
- a CDS encoding UPF0179 family protein, whose amino-acid sequence MRRVVTLVSKEQAEVGHRFRVFSIPEECKDCRLYPVCMGRLAPGRSYKVVEVRPSMGQRCKITDGEMVPVVVEEAPVIGLLPLNKALEGVVVTFEEECAGCEGCPSDVVKKGEKIKVVKIVGRKRCRGREFAIVEFYVVSPPSPSGSSISATSQGPSRAPPSRRLLK is encoded by the coding sequence ATGAGGAGAGTAGTGACTCTAGTATCTAAGGAACAGGCAGAGGTAGGCCACCGCTTTCGCGTATTCAGCATACCAGAAGAGTGTAAAGACTGCAGGCTCTACCCCGTGTGTATGGGAAGGCTGGCGCCGGGAAGGAGTTATAAAGTCGTCGAAGTGAGGCCTTCAATGGGCCAGCGGTGTAAGATTACAGACGGCGAAATGGTCCCGGTTGTGGTGGAAGAGGCGCCGGTGATTGGCCTGCTACCTCTCAATAAAGCTCTTGAGGGCGTTGTGGTGACTTTCGAAGAGGAGTGCGCCGGGTGTGAGGGGTGTCCCAGCGATGTGGTCAAGAAAGGCGAAAAGATCAAAGTGGTTAAAATCGTAGGGAGGAAGAGGTGCAGAGGTAGGGAATTCGCTATCGTTGAGTTCTACGTCGTATCACCGCCTTCACCCTCAGGATCAAGTATCTCAGCGACTTCTCAAGGCCCTTCTCGCGCGCCTCCTTCACGACGTCTTTTAAAATAG
- a CDS encoding DUF357 domain-containing protein, translating into MDRVALYIKNLEEALDSLVLRDGSYKHIVDLAKAYLKDSKYYYSTGDRETALATVSYAEGLLDALKLMGVADFKWKKPSEIKNVKRVMVAGTFEIIHPGHLEYLKKAWNMGYVIAVVSSDENAERAKKRKIIIPQQQRAEVLASLYYVHDVVLGRPGNIFDIFHSVKPDIVLLGPNQGVSESVVREEAKKRGVEVEVIRLENLKNCELCSTTKIIEKILSTFNAANKY; encoded by the coding sequence GTGGATAGAGTGGCCCTGTATATCAAAAACCTCGAAGAGGCTCTTGATAGCCTAGTACTGAGGGATGGCTCATACAAACATATAGTAGATCTCGCAAAGGCGTACTTAAAAGACTCCAAGTATTATTACTCCACTGGCGATAGGGAGACTGCCCTAGCTACAGTTTCCTATGCCGAGGGCCTACTGGATGCGCTAAAACTCATGGGCGTCGCTGATTTTAAGTGGAAAAAGCCCAGTGAAATAAAGAATGTAAAGAGAGTAATGGTCGCCGGCACGTTTGAAATTATCCACCCAGGCCATTTAGAATATCTTAAAAAGGCGTGGAACATGGGATACGTCATAGCTGTTGTCTCCTCCGATGAAAACGCCGAGAGGGCTAAAAAGAGGAAGATAATTATCCCTCAACAACAACGGGCTGAGGTATTAGCCTCACTTTACTACGTCCATGACGTTGTTCTAGGGCGCCCAGGCAATATTTTTGATATTTTCCACTCTGTAAAGCCCGATATAGTATTGTTAGGACCTAACCAAGGCGTGTCTGAAAGCGTGGTAAGAGAAGAGGCGAAAAAACGCGGCGTCGAGGTCGAGGTGATCAGACTGGAGAATTTAAAAAACTGCGAGCTGTGTAGCACGACTAAAATTATTGAAAAAATTCTCTCCACGTTTAATGCCGCCAATAAATATTGA